CCGGCACCGATCTCGACGCCCTTGACCGCGTTGATGCTCATCATCGCCGAAGCCAGATCGCTATCGAGTTTGGCGTAGATCGGCGCGCCGAGCCCGGCCGGCACGCCCTCGGCGACGACCTCGATGACGGCGCCGATCGAGGAGCCGCTCTTCCTGATGCCGTCGAGATAGCTTTCGAAGAACGCCGCCTTGTCCTTGTCGGGGCAGAAGAACGGGTTGTTGGCGATCTCGTCCCAGTCCCACTTCTCGCGGTCGATCTTGTGCGGCCCCATCTGCACCAGCGCGCCGCGCACCTTCACCCCGGGCAGCACCTTGCGCGCGATCGCACCGGCCGCCACGCGGGTCGCGGTCTCGCGCGCCGAGGAGCGCCCGCCGCCGCGATAGTCGCGCAGGCCGTATTTCGCTTCATAGGTGAAGTCGGCATGGCCGGGGCGGAACTTGTCCTTGATCTCGGAATAATCCTTCGAGCGCTGATCGGTGTTCTCGATCAGCAGCGCAATCGGCGTGCCGGTCGTGACCTGCACGCCGCTTTCCGGATGCGCCATCACGCCGGACAGGATCTTCACCGCATCCGGCTCCTGGCGCTGGGTGGTGAAGCGCGACTGGCCGGGCCGGCGGCGGTCGAGGTCGTGCTGGATCTCCTCCACCGTTAGGGGGATCAGCGGCGGACAGCCGTCCACCACGCAGCCGATCGCGACCCCATGGCTCTCGCCGAAGGTTGTGACGCGGAACATATGGCCGAAAGTATTGAAGGACATGGCGTGTGGTAACGCGCGGGGTCGGCAGCGTCAAACGGGTTTCATGCCCCCGAGGACGTGGCTGGCCGGGCGTTCTTAACTATACTTCCGCAGGCCCTGCTCACCGAACACGTAGACCGCGCCCTGCTCGATCGTGAGGTCGGCAGCCGAGGCGGGAGTCTCGAAGCCGAGCGCCACCATAAGCGCCCGCGCCGTGCCGCCGTGGGCGACGGCGACCGTGTCCGACGTCACCGAGCGGTACCAATTTGTCATCCGCGCCTGCACGTCGACATAGCTCTCGCCGCCCTCCGGCGCGACCTGCCACTTCTCGGCGAGACGGCGGGCATAGACCGCGGGGTCGGCGGCCTGCGCTTGCGCCAGCGTCGAGCCTTCCCACGTCCCGTAGGCGATCTCGCGCAGCCTGTCGTCGAGGGCGTAGTCGCCCGGCGGCAGGCCAAGCTCGGTGCGCACCAACTCCATGGTCGCGCGCGCCCGGATCAGCGGACTTGCGACGAACGGCAGCGCCTTGTTGTCACGGCCGTCGCGCGCCAGGAGATCGGCGAGGATGCGCCCGGCACGTGCCGCCTGGGCGCGGCCGCGCTCGTTGAGAGCAATATCCTGCACGCCCTGAAGCCGGCCTTCGGCGTTCCATGAGGTCTCGCCGTGACGGATGTAGTAGATCGTTGGCACCGGCAATCGCTTCGAATTTTTCCGACCCGGACGTACACCAGCGCTTCGGCCGGCGACAAGCCCTAATCAGCCGCAGCCGAGGCGGTATGCGCACAGGTCGGTGCAACCGGAATAGCCACGCCGTTAGGGTGTTATGTTGGACAAGGCGGTTATCGCCGAGACCATCGAAGACTGGATGCATGACCGCGTTTCGTCAAAGTGTCGAAGCCATGATACCGGCGCTCCGCCGCTATGCGCGCGCGCTGGCGCGAGACACGGATATCGCCGACGATTTGGTGCAGGACACGCTGGTGCGCGCGCTGCGCTCGGAACGGCTGTTCCTCGGCGGCGACGTCAGGAGCTGGCTCTATACGATCCTGACCAACCTGAACAAGAACCGGCGGCGCTCGCTGGCGCGGCGTCCGGCCTTCATGCCGCTGCTCGACAACAATGCCGACGCCAGCGGCACCGAGGCCGAGGGACGCGACATCGAGCGCGCGCTGTCGACGCTGGTCGAGGAGCAGCGCTCGGTGCTGCTGCTCGTGATGCTGGAGGGCATGAGCTACCGCGAGGTCGCCGACATCCAGGGCGTGCCGATCGGCACGGTGATGTCCCGCCTGGCCCGCGCGCGCGCGCATGTGCGGGCATCGATCGAGGGCCAGCGCCCGGCGCTGAGGCGGGTGAAATGATAATGTGCGCGATGACAGGCATGACGCATGAGCGATTTTCGAACAAGATTTGGCAGAGACGACTGATATGACCGACCCGAACATCCCCGTCACCGAAGACGAGCTGCACGCTTACGTCGACAACGAATTGCCGGCCGAACGCCGCGGCGATGTCGAGGCGTGGCTCGCCACGCATCCCGACGACGCGGCACGGGTGCAGTCATGGCGCGCGATGGCCGAGACATTGCATGCGCGCTACGACACGGTGCTGGACGAGGCGGTGCCGAAGCGGCTCGAGCTCGAGCGGCTGGTGCGCCAGCCGCGGCGCTGGGTCTATGGCGCGGTGGCGGCGACGCTGATGGCCTTCATCGCCGGCGGCGGCGTCGGCTGGATCGCGCGCGGCGCCTCCGCGACGCCATCGACCTTCCAGAGCTTCACACTCGACGCGCTCGATGCGCACCGGCTCTACGTGGTCGAGGTCCGCCATCCCGTCGAGGTGCCCGGCAGCGAGCGCGACCATCTGCAGCAATGGCTGACCAAGCGCTGCGGCTGGGATGTCCGCGCGCCGGAGCTGTCCGGGCTGAAGCTGGTCGGCGGCCGCCTGCTGCCCGGCCCGAGCGGACCAGCGTCGTTCCTGATGTATGAGAGCACGTCCGGCGAGCGCTTCACGGTCTACACCGCCAAGGCCAAGACCGAGGCGACCCAGATGCGTTATGCCGCGCAGGGCAGCGACGGCGCGCTGTTCTGGGCCGATCGCGGCGTCGCCTATGTCGTCAGCGGCGGTACCGACCGCAGCCGGCTGACCCAGGTCGCGCAGTCCGTCTACGATCAGATGGAGAAGAACGGAGGCTGATCTCCCGTAATTTTACGGGAGATCATGTCGCGAAAATTGTGCCGTTTCGAGTAAGTGAATCCAGCCTCAGCCGGCGTCCCAATTCCGACATTGAAAACTTCGATTCGCGTCATCGACGCGTCTCATTATCGCACCGGATGTTCACGCGAAGATGATCTGCGCCCGATCCGCCGATCGGCGCACGCGGCCTCGATTGGGGTTTTGTGTACCGCGCTGGTCCCCCTCTCGAGGCCGCACTCCTTTTCCGCCATCCGGTCTGCACACCGCAGACCAGAAGTTCGGACGGCCGATCATCCTTTGACGCGCTCACGGCGCGGCGTCTACCCCGATAGAGTCCGGGGTAGTTGCAGTTTCGCGTCTTCGCGTCTCTGGGGCGCGCCCTCGGCGGTCAGCCGAGATCGCTGCGCGGATTGTAGGGGTTACGCTCCCGCCACGTCTGCATCAATGCCTCAAGCTCGGCATCGTTCCCGTCGGGAAGGATGATACGGGTCGTGACGTAGAGGTCGCCGACAGCCCCCGCCTTCGGCAGCCCCTTGCCCTTGAGGCGGAAGGTACGGCCGCTCGAGGTGTTCTTCGGGATCGACAGCTCGACCGCGCTGCCGAGCGTCGGCACGCGGACCTTGCCGCCCAGCACCGCCTCGTAAAGGGTCACAGGCAGATCGATCCTGAGATCATTGCCGTCGACCTTGAAGAACGGATGCGGCGCGATCGAGATCGTGATCAGGAGGTCGCCGGGCGGGTGGCCTTGCGCGGTGTCGCCCTGGCCCTTCAGCCGGATCTGCTGGCCGGCGGTTACGCCGGGCGGAATCTTGACGTTGAGCTCGCGGCCGGTCGGCAGGCGGACGCGCTTGTCGCCGCCCCTCACCGATTCCTCCAGCGACACCGTCATCGCGACCGAAAGATCGAGGTCGACGCCGACCCCGCCGCCATCGAATTCAAACGGGCTGGCCCGCCCCGCGCGCGCGCCCCCGCCGCCACGCGCGGCGTTGCCGAACATGCTGTTGAGGATGTCCTCGAAGCTGCCGCCGCCCATGCCGCCGCCGGGGCCGCCGCGGAAACTGTACTCGAAGCCGCCGGGACCGGCACGGCCGCCAGCGCCGCCGCCAGCGAAGCCCTGGAAGCGCGGCTTGCCCTCGGCATCGATCTCGCCGCGGTCGAACTGCTTGCGCTTGTCCTCGTCGCCTACGATCTCGTTGGCCGTGTTGATCTCGGCAAAGCGAGCAGCCGCCTTGGGGTCGTTCTTGTTGTTATCCGGGTGATGCTTCTTGGCGAGCTTGCGATAGGCGCTCTTGATCGTCGCAGCGCTGGCGCTCCGCTGCACCCCCAAGACCTCATAGGGGTCGCGCATCCGTCACGTCTCCTTCACGGAAAAATCGGTTTGGCCGGGAACCCATCCGGGCCCACTTTGCCTTGATGTGGGGGCTCAGTGGCATTTTTGCAACTAGATCGGCGGGCACCACCTGCCGGAACTTTCAGGATTTGCTCCAAGGCTTCAGGCTCTGGATTTGCCACCGCCCCTGTCCGGCCTTGCAGGCGGCGCCCTGGAGCCAAGTCTCGGTGGCTCCATTAACATAGCTGGCGAGGAAATCCCGGCACGTCTTGCCGTCCTCGCCCGAATAGGCCTGGGCCAGCGGCGTCACCGAGCCGCGCGCGCCGGTCTGGGGATTTTCCCAGGGCTGGCTGGAATCCTTGTCGCCCTTGGTCAGCACGTCGGAGGCGGCGTTGCGGGCAAAGGCGAGATCACTGTCGGTCGGCATCGCCGCGCTGACCGGGGTCGGGCTGATCGAGCCCGTCACATCCTTGTCGTCCATCCTGGCGAAGCCATCGGTGCGCGACAGGCTGCAGCCGCTTGCGCCGACGCCGATCAGGATCAAGGTCACCACCGCGCCCGCGGGGTGGATCGCCGATAGGCCAACGCGCCCCCATGCCCTATATAGGGCTAGAAGCGCGCTCTCGGACGCGGGCGAATGCAAATCGGGACTCCTGACATGACCGACACGACCTCCATCAAACACCCGACACCGTTAACATCGGGTGATTTCACCGCGGCGGAGGAGCCGTTCGCCCTGTTCGGCGAATGGTTTGCGGAAGCGGTCAAGTCCGAGCCGAACGATCCTAACGCGATGGCGCTCGCAACCGTCGATGCCGACGGGCTGCCCGACGTGCGGATGGTGCTGATGAAGGGCTTCGATGCCGACGGCTTCGTGTTCTACAGCCACATTGCCAGCGCCAAGGGCCGCGAATTGGCCGCAAACCCTAAGGCCGCT
This Bradyrhizobium sp. CCBAU 53421 DNA region includes the following protein-coding sequences:
- a CDS encoding anti-sigma factor — its product is MTDPNIPVTEDELHAYVDNELPAERRGDVEAWLATHPDDAARVQSWRAMAETLHARYDTVLDEAVPKRLELERLVRQPRRWVYGAVAATLMAFIAGGGVGWIARGASATPSTFQSFTLDALDAHRLYVVEVRHPVEVPGSERDHLQQWLTKRCGWDVRAPELSGLKLVGGRLLPGPSGPASFLMYESTSGERFTVYTAKAKTEATQMRYAAQGSDGALFWADRGVAYVVSGGTDRSRLTQVAQSVYDQMEKNGG
- a CDS encoding histidine phosphatase family protein is translated as MPVPTIYYIRHGETSWNAEGRLQGVQDIALNERGRAQAARAGRILADLLARDGRDNKALPFVASPLIRARATMELVRTELGLPPGDYALDDRLREIAYGTWEGSTLAQAQAADPAVYARRLAEKWQVAPEGGESYVDVQARMTNWYRSVTSDTVAVAHGGTARALMVALGFETPASAADLTIEQGAVYVFGEQGLRKYS
- a CDS encoding sigma-70 family RNA polymerase sigma factor; the protein is MTAFRQSVEAMIPALRRYARALARDTDIADDLVQDTLVRALRSERLFLGGDVRSWLYTILTNLNKNRRRSLARRPAFMPLLDNNADASGTEAEGRDIERALSTLVEEQRSVLLLVMLEGMSYREVADIQGVPIGTVMSRLARARAHVRASIEGQRPALRRVK
- a CDS encoding RT0821/Lpp0805 family surface protein, whose protein sequence is MTLILIGVGASGCSLSRTDGFARMDDKDVTGSISPTPVSAAMPTDSDLAFARNAASDVLTKGDKDSSQPWENPQTGARGSVTPLAQAYSGEDGKTCRDFLASYVNGATETWLQGAACKAGQGRWQIQSLKPWSKS
- the aroC gene encoding chorismate synthase is translated as MSFNTFGHMFRVTTFGESHGVAIGCVVDGCPPLIPLTVEEIQHDLDRRRPGQSRFTTQRQEPDAVKILSGVMAHPESGVQVTTGTPIALLIENTDQRSKDYSEIKDKFRPGHADFTYEAKYGLRDYRGGGRSSARETATRVAAGAIARKVLPGVKVRGALVQMGPHKIDREKWDWDEIANNPFFCPDKDKAAFFESYLDGIRKSGSSIGAVIEVVAEGVPAGLGAPIYAKLDSDLASAMMSINAVKGVEIGAGFGAAELTGEENADEMRTGNHGTRFLSNHAGGVLGGISTGQPVVVRFAVKPTSSILTTRRTVDRKGADTDILTKGRHDPCVGIRAVPVGEAMMACVLADHFLRDRGQTGR
- a CDS encoding DnaJ C-terminal domain-containing protein, whose amino-acid sequence is MRDPYEVLGVQRSASAATIKSAYRKLAKKHHPDNNKNDPKAAARFAEINTANEIVGDEDKRKQFDRGEIDAEGKPRFQGFAGGGAGGRAGPGGFEYSFRGGPGGGMGGGSFEDILNSMFGNAARGGGGARAGRASPFEFDGGGVGVDLDLSVAMTVSLEESVRGGDKRVRLPTGRELNVKIPPGVTAGQQIRLKGQGDTAQGHPPGDLLITISIAPHPFFKVDGNDLRIDLPVTLYEAVLGGKVRVPTLGSAVELSIPKNTSSGRTFRLKGKGLPKAGAVGDLYVTTRIILPDGNDAELEALMQTWRERNPYNPRSDLG